The proteins below are encoded in one region of Myxococcales bacterium:
- a CDS encoding tetratricopeptide repeat protein, producing MIPRLVKVCIAGSHYNAALQHATPYLNAHPKEWKLRQLVALILIATGEHEKAKQELDHVLRDAPNAAFCHFILASLLRDHFQSDSEAISHFTAYLELEPSGNHAEEAQNSITLLTLALQNDTSAEDRG from the coding sequence TTGATTCCACGGCTTGTAAAAGTTTGCATTGCTGGCTCGCACTACAACGCAGCGTTGCAACATGCGACCCCCTATCTAAACGCTCATCCTAAAGAATGGAAGCTTAGACAACTCGTTGCTCTAATTCTCATTGCGACTGGAGAGCATGAAAAAGCAAAACAAGAACTCGACCATGTGCTTCGAGATGCTCCAAATGCCGCATTCTGTCATTTTATTTTGGCATCGCTTCTACGAGACCACTTTCAGTCCGATAGCGAAGCCATCTCTCATTTTACAGCTTATCTCGAGCTTGAACCCAGTGGCAACCACGCGGAGGAAGCGCAAAACTCCATTACCCTTCTCACGCTCGCACTGCAAAACGACACAAGCGCGGAGGACAGAGGATGA
- the cpaB gene encoding Flp pilus assembly protein CpaB, translating into MNNRAIWFAVLGALLGTAALMIYKKRFEEETSGGEPIPVIFATEDIPMGTAVTESMLATRKLPENYVEDRHIKVDQASRIIGVRTRATLKANESVLWSDLATTSESSRDLSGLVAQGMRAITIPTNSASTFGGLLRPGDRVDVLFHDSGLKDSTVPLLQNILILAAGSNMGQSGSSSSRAFNQVTLGVNLQQAQVLAHAKVKGELTLILRNPDDIKVLRNLPETSNDDLNDASKRENISAPSLGAIKSKEIEHVR; encoded by the coding sequence ATGAACAACAGAGCAATATGGTTCGCAGTACTTGGAGCGCTTTTAGGCACAGCTGCGCTGATGATCTACAAAAAGCGCTTTGAAGAAGAAACCTCGGGTGGCGAGCCGATTCCAGTTATCTTTGCAACCGAAGACATTCCCATGGGCACAGCAGTCACTGAAAGCATGCTTGCCACAAGGAAGCTCCCCGAGAATTACGTCGAAGATAGGCACATTAAAGTCGACCAAGCTTCTCGCATTATTGGCGTTCGCACCCGTGCCACACTCAAAGCCAATGAGTCGGTCTTGTGGAGCGATTTAGCCACAACCAGCGAATCGAGCCGAGACCTATCGGGCTTGGTTGCTCAAGGCATGCGCGCGATCACGATTCCGACAAACTCGGCATCAACCTTCGGCGGCCTTCTACGCCCCGGTGACCGTGTCGATGTGTTGTTTCACGACAGTGGTCTCAAAGACAGCACTGTACCTCTTTTGCAAAATATTTTGATATTGGCTGCTGGGAGCAACATGGGTCAGAGCGGCTCATCGTCTTCTAGAGCGTTCAATCAGGTGACCTTGGGCGTCAACCTTCAACAAGCTCAAGTTTTAGCTCACGCCAAAGTTAAAGGGGAGCTCACCCTTATTTTGCGTAACCCTGATGACATCAAGGTCCTGCGTAACCTTCCAGAAACGTCCAACGACGACCTGAACGATGCAAGTAAACGAGAAAATATTTCAGCACCCTCGCTTGGGGCTATTAAATCAAAGGAGATTGAACATGTTCGCTAG
- a CDS encoding CpaF family protein, whose product MFKRKTRHRQTDFLWRFRERLSRFFKTIVELKQNIIVAGGTGSGKTSLLNALSSFIPIDDRVVVIEDSRELQLQRTHVVQLEAVAPDPKGRGKVSIRDLFKATLRMRPDRIVVGEIRSGEALELIQAMTSGHGGCLSTVHATYPKDTLNRLETMALMSDVELPLSALQAQIASAINFIVQTSRFSDGSRGITHITEVSGFNRERGYVLTDMFRRSFNKDDNSESGLVPTGSLPECLEEIQAHGLELPGSMYVKA is encoded by the coding sequence ATTTTCAAAAGAAAAACTAGACATCGACAAACTGATTTCCTTTGGCGCTTTAGGGAACGACTCAGCAGATTTTTTAAAACCATTGTAGAACTAAAACAAAACATTATTGTTGCTGGCGGTACCGGCTCCGGCAAGACCTCGCTACTCAACGCGTTGTCTTCTTTCATACCCATCGACGATCGTGTTGTTGTCATTGAAGACTCTCGAGAACTTCAACTTCAGCGAACGCATGTCGTCCAGCTCGAGGCGGTTGCGCCCGATCCCAAAGGTCGCGGTAAAGTTAGCATACGGGATCTTTTTAAAGCAACGCTTCGGATGAGACCGGATCGTATCGTTGTTGGCGAAATTCGTAGTGGAGAGGCTCTTGAACTCATTCAAGCCATGACCTCAGGTCACGGTGGATGTTTATCGACAGTGCATGCCACCTATCCTAAAGACACTTTGAACCGACTGGAAACGATGGCCTTGATGAGCGACGTGGAGCTTCCTCTATCAGCACTACAAGCTCAGATTGCCTCAGCTATTAACTTCATTGTACAGACTTCTCGTTTCTCAGATGGATCCCGCGGCATCACCCACATCACCGAAGTAAGCGGTTTTAATCGAGAAAGGGGCTACGTGCTCACGGACATGTTTCGTCGCTCATTCAATAAAGATGACAACAGCGAATCGGGTCTAGTCCCGACAGGATCACTTCCTGAATGTCTAGAAGAGATTCAAGCGCACGGCTTAGAACTGCCCGGGAGCATGTATGTCAAAGCATAA
- the tadA gene encoding Flp pilus assembly complex ATPase component TadA — translation MNEVLLSLVVHVPGETDRSFTMKEGESITIGRDPDSSIVLDLPSVSRTHATLRLRDGALSITDSSSNGTVVFGKLFLKEETVIYESCPIEIGNAALIPQWLTQKGEKELSTEPTSTNHVNLRKEIHRRLLDFLDLVNLDRSKFDDEHMRPKVKDALGRIVGEMRERLPEDMDRAQLIKEITDETLGLGPLEDLLADDSVTEIMVVDPQTIFVERAGQIEKTTTHFTDDDSVRAVIERIVTPLGRRIDESTPLVDARLKDGSRVNAVIKPLAIRGACITIRKFPKYALGMHDLVKFSSITDQMAKFLERTVKVRKNVVISGGTGSGKTTLLNVLSTAIPSHERIVTIEDAAELRMQQPHVVSLETRPPNMEGKGAFSIRDLVKNALRMRPDRIVVGECRGGEALDMLQAMNTGHEGSMTTTHANSPVEALSRLETLALMSGLDLPARAIRDQIAASVDVVLQQTRFSDGSRRVTHITEIVGIEDDRFELHDIFRFHRTHTDGNGKVHGEFRATGYLPTFLDQFISHGLVNDGDYL, via the coding sequence ATGAACGAAGTGCTTCTCAGTCTTGTGGTGCACGTACCGGGTGAAACAGATCGAAGTTTCACGATGAAAGAGGGTGAGTCTATCACCATAGGTCGCGATCCTGATAGCTCAATTGTGCTCGACTTACCCTCTGTTTCTCGCACCCATGCGACTTTGCGTCTACGCGATGGTGCTCTGAGCATCACGGATTCATCGTCCAACGGGACTGTTGTATTTGGCAAGCTTTTCCTAAAGGAAGAAACCGTCATCTACGAAAGTTGCCCCATTGAGATCGGCAATGCAGCACTTATTCCGCAATGGCTAACTCAAAAAGGCGAAAAGGAACTAAGCACCGAGCCCACAAGCACTAACCACGTCAACTTGCGCAAAGAAATCCACCGTCGCCTTTTGGATTTTCTAGATCTTGTTAACTTGGATCGAAGCAAGTTTGACGACGAACACATGCGACCCAAAGTCAAAGACGCTCTGGGTCGCATTGTGGGCGAAATGAGAGAACGCCTTCCCGAGGACATGGACCGTGCGCAACTCATCAAAGAAATCACCGATGAAACGCTCGGCCTAGGTCCGCTTGAAGACTTGCTTGCCGATGATTCGGTGACTGAAATAATGGTGGTGGATCCTCAAACTATTTTTGTTGAACGCGCTGGACAGATCGAGAAAACAACTACTCATTTCACAGACGATGATTCTGTTCGGGCGGTCATCGAGCGAATTGTAACGCCTTTAGGTCGACGCATCGATGAATCCACACCCCTGGTAGACGCCCGTCTTAAGGATGGATCGCGCGTCAACGCTGTTATCAAGCCGCTAGCCATTCGCGGTGCATGCATCACAATCCGCAAATTCCCTAAATACGCTTTGGGTATGCATGATCTTGTAAAGTTTTCATCCATCACCGATCAAATGGCAAAGTTTCTCGAACGCACTGTAAAAGTGCGAAAGAATGTCGTGATCTCTGGTGGAACAGGCAGCGGAAAAACTACCCTGCTCAATGTGCTTTCAACAGCCATCCCCTCGCACGAGCGTATTGTAACCATCGAAGATGCAGCCGAGCTACGAATGCAGCAACCTCACGTTGTATCTCTTGAGACACGACCACCAAACATGGAAGGCAAAGGCGCGTTCAGCATTCGTGATTTGGTCAAAAACGCCCTACGTATGCGACCTGATCGCATCGTCGTGGGAGAATGCCGAGGCGGTGAAGCCTTGGACATGCTGCAAGCAATGAACACTGGACACGAAGGATCCATGACAACAACTCACGCAAACAGTCCTGTCGAAGCGCTATCACGGCTTGAGACACTCGCACTCATGTCGGGTCTTGATCTCCCTGCTCGTGCGATTCGCGATCAAATTGCAGCAAGTGTCGATGTCGTTCTTCAACAAACTCGATTTTCAGACGGATCACGCAGAGTAACTCACATCACCGAGATTGTAGGAATAGAAGACGACCGATTTGAGCTTCATGACATTTTTCGTTTTCATCGTACACACACTGATGGCAATGGCAAAGTGCATGGCGAATTTCGTGCCACCGGCTATCTGCCAACTTTTCTTGATCAGTTTATCAGTCATGGCCTTGTTAACGACGGAGACTATTTATGA
- a CDS encoding pilus assembly protein, with product MTLYCTKKRRSQLGAVYAEALIMLPVLLILWVGVLFMHSQYYQNQQARLVARQCAWEYSEKGCEGPKPSICPEDPETQNGYEDLPDPLQYMDNKSDQLEKRDRESQFETYKNPISDALEVDKGLFGSPVKVVASKHVERPSLFGGGKKATQAKQYLMCNEAEKNFLEKAINIGTSILSH from the coding sequence ATGACCTTATATTGCACTAAAAAAAGACGTTCTCAGCTCGGTGCTGTCTATGCCGAAGCGCTTATTATGCTGCCCGTGTTGCTGATCCTTTGGGTAGGCGTGCTTTTTATGCACAGCCAATACTATCAAAACCAGCAAGCTCGGCTCGTAGCCAGGCAATGCGCATGGGAGTATTCGGAAAAAGGCTGCGAAGGCCCAAAACCCAGCATTTGCCCCGAAGATCCTGAAACACAAAATGGCTACGAAGATCTTCCAGACCCCCTGCAGTACATGGATAACAAATCCGATCAGTTGGAAAAGAGGGATCGAGAAAGCCAATTCGAGACCTACAAAAATCCTATCTCCGATGCACTTGAGGTAGACAAAGGCCTGTTTGGCAGTCCCGTCAAAGTAGTTGCTTCAAAGCACGTTGAGCGACCCTCGCTTTTCGGTGGTGGCAAAAAAGCCACTCAGGCCAAGCAGTACTTGATGTGCAACGAAGCCGAGAAAAACTTCCTAGAAAAAGCCATTAATATTGGCACGAGCATTCTTAGCCACTAG
- the tadA gene encoding Flp pilus assembly complex ATPase component TadA: MIPREVFEQTLLSFLEPIKSYLDDPNITEIMINGPEQIFYEKKGKIHTSEVTFSTREALESALRNLGQFVGRQVDAHHPILEARLPDGSRVEAILPPAAPDGPHVAIRRFSKEKLDIDKLISFGALGNDSADFLKPL; this comes from the coding sequence ATGATTCCCCGAGAAGTATTTGAACAAACGCTATTGAGTTTTCTTGAGCCGATTAAAAGCTATCTTGACGACCCAAACATTACCGAAATCATGATCAATGGGCCTGAGCAGATTTTTTATGAAAAGAAAGGAAAGATTCATACAAGTGAAGTGACCTTCTCTACGCGAGAAGCATTGGAATCGGCGCTACGCAACCTCGGGCAGTTTGTTGGACGACAGGTTGATGCACATCACCCGATACTTGAAGCCAGATTACCGGATGGATCCAGAGTTGAAGCCATTCTCCCACCCGCAGCGCCCGACGGCCCACACGTTGCTATTCGCCGATTTTCAAAAGAAAAACTAGACATCGACAAACTGATTTCCTTTGGCGCTTTAGGGAACGACTCAGCAGATTTTTTAAAACCATTGTAG
- a CDS encoding pilus assembly protein N-terminal domain-containing protein, with the protein MFARKILTSLLVSAFLMPMHAASQDVPDVQSSASREQRNLSMSVGEQSSIPARNVRSNSEGAPGIVDVRLPKDASQFVLVALRPGTTTLLFIMMDGSQVTYNISVSKASSATDNVQAIDNIRLDFYFVQVSESYNHNLGIGWPGSVAANFTANVGIDLITGSFQGATATIADQILPRLDIAQTAGWAKVMRQAAVITSNGNEAHFASGGEVNIPVQGALTAEIRKIAFGSDIRVLPRYDKRSGRIELQVQADVSELTDPGADVPGRSTSALQTLVNLELGQSLILAGLNAKSERKANTGLPGLSQIPLLGLLFGSEAKQSENVENLVFIVPSVVDAVSLQSRDRIAEALEIYDDFSGNTDDVELLDPIKKNSPRYYTTTPRR; encoded by the coding sequence ATGTTCGCTAGAAAGATATTAACCTCTCTACTCGTCAGTGCATTTTTGATGCCCATGCATGCTGCATCACAAGACGTACCCGACGTGCAAAGCAGCGCAAGTCGCGAACAACGCAATCTCAGCATGTCCGTTGGCGAGCAAAGCAGTATTCCGGCTCGCAACGTACGAAGCAACTCCGAAGGGGCTCCAGGTATTGTTGATGTAAGACTTCCCAAAGACGCATCGCAGTTTGTGCTAGTTGCTCTTCGCCCGGGAACCACAACGCTTTTGTTTATCATGATGGACGGAAGTCAAGTGACCTATAATATCTCCGTGAGTAAAGCCAGCAGCGCAACAGACAACGTACAAGCTATCGATAATATCCGCTTGGACTTTTACTTTGTGCAAGTCAGTGAATCGTACAACCACAACTTGGGCATCGGTTGGCCGGGATCGGTAGCTGCCAATTTCACTGCGAATGTCGGTATTGATTTAATCACTGGCAGCTTTCAAGGTGCAACGGCCACGATAGCGGATCAGATTCTTCCGCGCTTGGACATTGCGCAAACTGCCGGTTGGGCCAAAGTCATGCGTCAGGCTGCGGTAATCACTTCAAACGGCAATGAAGCGCATTTTGCAAGTGGTGGTGAGGTCAACATTCCTGTTCAAGGAGCATTGACGGCGGAGATTCGAAAAATCGCTTTTGGCAGTGATATCCGGGTGCTTCCACGTTATGACAAACGCAGCGGCCGAATTGAACTCCAAGTTCAAGCAGACGTATCCGAGCTTACAGACCCCGGAGCAGATGTCCCAGGACGAAGCACCTCCGCGCTTCAAACACTCGTAAACTTGGAACTTGGCCAATCGCTGATTCTTGCGGGCCTCAACGCTAAGAGCGAACGAAAAGCAAACACGGGTCTTCCGGGACTAAGCCAAATACCCTTGCTGGGCCTGCTCTTTGGATCGGAAGCAAAACAATCAGAAAACGTAGAGAACCTTGTTTTCATCGTACCTTCGGTGGTTGATGCGGTATCGCTTCAATCGCGCGATCGAATCGCTGAGGCGTTGGAAATCTATGATGATTTTTCAGGAAATACCGATGATGTCGAGCTCTTGGATCCCATCAAGAAAAACTCGCCTCGCTACTACACCACCACACCAAGGAGATAG
- a CDS encoding type II secretion system F family protein, with amino-acid sequence MSTSFVTDLTGYLGVGFFTIASAISVYFVLLAPDSIFQKNWKRYVRYLDRELRFLMEEEKGSLIAIWQLVISCLWIFVCVVLKTYPFLIVTTLIAFGPNLWFTRLRNKRVIRLEEQLDGWLLALANSLKASASLGDAIASTQSMLHAPMAQEVDLLLKENKLGTPLDMAIHSMANRIGSRAISSAVVTLLVARQSGGNLPETLEETASALREMARLEGVIRTKTASGKSQAWVLGAIPGILILAIHKIDPMLLRPLIDTFIGNVVATIAVILWASSVIVARKILSVDI; translated from the coding sequence ATGAGCACTTCTTTTGTCACAGATCTCACTGGTTATCTGGGCGTTGGCTTTTTTACTATTGCCTCAGCAATTAGTGTCTACTTCGTTTTGCTTGCACCTGACAGTATCTTTCAGAAAAACTGGAAACGCTACGTTCGTTATTTAGACCGCGAACTGCGTTTTCTCATGGAGGAGGAAAAAGGATCTCTAATTGCTATCTGGCAACTTGTTATAAGCTGCTTGTGGATCTTCGTATGTGTTGTTCTAAAGACCTATCCCTTTTTGATAGTAACAACGCTGATTGCCTTTGGTCCTAATCTTTGGTTTACCAGGCTCCGGAACAAACGTGTCATTAGACTCGAAGAGCAGCTTGACGGCTGGCTCCTGGCGCTCGCAAATTCCCTGAAAGCCAGTGCATCGCTAGGAGATGCCATCGCATCAACCCAAAGCATGCTGCATGCGCCGATGGCTCAGGAGGTTGATCTTCTCCTGAAAGAAAACAAACTTGGCACCCCTCTCGATATGGCGATTCACAGCATGGCCAACCGAATTGGTTCTAGGGCCATTTCTAGCGCCGTTGTAACGTTGCTTGTCGCCAGACAAAGCGGGGGTAATCTCCCTGAGACTTTGGAAGAAACCGCTTCAGCCCTACGTGAAATGGCACGTCTTGAGGGAGTAATCCGCACCAAAACGGCTTCGGGCAAATCACAAGCCTGGGTGCTTGGGGCCATCCCCGGGATACTGATTCTGGCCATCCACAAAATCGACCCGATGCTCCTTAGACCCCTAATTGACACCTTCATTGGCAATGTTGTCGCTACAATTGCCGTCATTTTGTGGGCTTCCTCAGTCATCGTAGCTCGAAAAATTCTGAGCGTCGATATCTAA
- a CDS encoding type II secretion system F family protein has translation MNIDWLISHAGIVLIGIALGILFFAVLRQPLSPRPTRGLSGLKRQRALEQSALFSLVEPAMRYLASWVSRFSIQSHRDSLQKQIKISGEYLGLSADEYIALMIFAGTVFGSAGAFLTLLGYFPPYVVLIGIAIGAWLPSSMLAESTKKRFKAIGRGLPPAIDLAALCMSAGMDFVGALRQIVRHTPVEEDAIHEELDRILQELELGHTRKQALEAFAERVPTEAVKDFVSAVRQAEEKGNPLAEVLQIQATMLRMRRSVLAEEAAARAEVMMMIPLMMLFASIMIILLGPLVINTMQSGL, from the coding sequence ATGAACATTGATTGGCTCATATCGCACGCTGGAATCGTCCTCATCGGCATCGCCCTTGGGATCCTATTCTTTGCCGTTCTGAGACAACCGCTTAGCCCCAGACCCACACGAGGCCTGAGCGGCTTAAAGCGTCAGCGCGCCTTAGAACAAAGCGCCTTGTTCTCCTTGGTTGAGCCAGCCATGCGCTACCTCGCAAGCTGGGTTAGCCGTTTTAGCATCCAAAGCCATCGAGATTCACTACAAAAGCAAATCAAAATAAGTGGTGAGTATCTTGGTCTAAGCGCAGATGAATACATCGCGCTCATGATTTTTGCAGGGACGGTTTTCGGCTCCGCAGGCGCTTTCCTTACACTGCTCGGCTACTTTCCGCCCTACGTCGTATTGATTGGCATAGCGATTGGCGCATGGCTGCCAAGCTCCATGCTCGCCGAATCAACTAAAAAACGTTTCAAAGCAATTGGTCGTGGCTTACCTCCAGCCATTGATCTGGCGGCTTTGTGCATGAGCGCCGGCATGGATTTTGTGGGCGCACTTCGCCAAATCGTTCGACACACGCCAGTCGAAGAAGATGCAATCCACGAAGAGCTCGATCGCATCTTACAAGAACTCGAACTCGGTCATACACGCAAACAAGCACTCGAAGCCTTCGCCGAGCGCGTTCCAACTGAGGCGGTTAAAGATTTTGTAAGCGCCGTCCGGCAAGCCGAAGAAAAAGGCAACCCACTTGCTGAAGTCCTGCAAATCCAAGCCACCATGCTGCGCATGCGCAGATCGGTATTAGCCGAAGAAGCTGCTGCTCGCGCAGAAGTCATGATGATGATCCCACTCATGATGCTCTTTGCATCCATCATGATCATTCTGCTCGGACCTCTAGTTATCAACACCATGCAATCTGGCCTATGA